caccacaagtttcttggtgtgatccgaggttgaacacagggactgtttgaggatattgcattatgtttgtgatacatgtgaccaggggtttttcaatttataaaaggtgttgtgtacaagaatataaacatgcgataaagtaaagtaaagcggtaaaattgcgataataaaataaagtgcaataaaataaacttaagctatgatgttacaagatacagagGTTGAGGCTAactatgaagattatacaaagatcgtgtgatgtggtggcaagtcttatgtatgaagcagaaaagaaaagataactaatataaacagcgcaagttcctCAATTGCGTTAATGATATAATTGCGGTTATgcttttcccttagcgtacacctctcggtgattggccATGTTCCCACatttctatggtgaaatagggacgaatgtaatgaacacaaggttgcttccatgtcttgaagtactactcgctctagTTAACATATTCTTCTTACCTTCTattgatagatcagaatggcatcttcacttctgctctcacaggtgaagatgtcgtctagcatgccttagctaaacgcatttatctatTTAGCACATATTAAGTTACtcatttaatccatattaatcaccaagtcATTAAGAagacttcatgaagaaaacgatTAACGGAGGAACAGAAATAGAGAGAAAAGTGGGAATGGaaacgatcgagacattcaatacttctatttagcatctgatacataATTTgtaaatgaagagattaagaagatgaaatatagtgatgaatagagttagaaacaaatacaaataagcgccaacgtcttggcgctgatctggatggagatttgtttACCGacgtggatggatcgtgcggaaggatgagcttccctctcaggcttgctcaaccggtagcagggatctgagtatagagcttcgcggTGGGGATTTGGTAGAATCGctttgagactcacctctcgaccttgtctcttctctttctGGATTTCTTTCAATAAGCACTCAACTCAGCCTCTCTCTTagtaatctagcatcaattcgccccgtatcaagtatatttttcactGAAGTctatgagggtatttataggtcataagctttgactcttggctggtggaccccactttttgttatggaaattccgaagatggtgggataattattccttctgttatgcaatcaaatcGTCAAATttgcacaatggttagttgcacacgtgtcacaatcctttGCGTTTGCGTTGCTCAACTGCATATTTCGATCGAGTGCTCACATGTggtgtttttattaccgcatgcggttgaaattcagctctggatcgactgtcgcattacgccgtcattgcattgatcgtctcttcattgttgattgacgggcacaatgtgacagagatgcgttggcAGTTTatcttgagccttgatcgcagcagtgacttggtttcctgcaaaacagagttagaaatattcttttcttccACTTTGATGATTGTTAGTGGGTGTAGTTGCGATAATTCGTAATTATgttatttctaagctaattttcatacatcGACGCATATTTACacacttttggccacaatatctagataaggcggcataaataacttgtattttctacaagttatcaattgaTGCCAAGGATTGATGTTGAGGCTACTGGATTATGCGGTTGAAGAGTCTGGGGGAAGGAGAAGGTTGGTAATGCTCATAAaatggagaagaaggttgtgctgGAGGGCTTGGAGGGAAAATTATTAAGGGTAAAGTGTCCAAGAGTTATGGTTCTTGCGTTGGTGAGTCTTGgactttttcttttcccttatcatCTCTGCGCTATCTCTTCAGCTTGGGTTCTTGCGGCGCATTGAGATCAATGGTGGGCTTCTTCAAAGGGAGCTCGGGGCAATGtggggagtctttgaggagcatCCTTAGGATCTTGATATTAATGAGGCCATGGACTTCATGCATGGGTTCttcatcaatgcctacaccTAGTGATAGGCATAGACTTGAGATAGTCCATGGAAAGAATTACTGTCCTCTTATGTGCCCCACCAAGGCTCTGAGCTGTCTTGCGATCAACTACCCTACATCGATTGGAATGCCGCACGCAATGTAGTATACGTCCATGACGCGATTCCTCGATACTATCTTGTCATGCATTGTTGGGATCAGCTGCCGTTTGACCAAGTATACCTAAAGCCTCACCTCAGGAAGCAATGCCTTGGAGCCAAGGTTCTGATGCCTTTAGGGGAAACCGTCCACTTGGTGCCCAGTTGCGTTAACGTTTCCAGCGTGTCCTTCATTTGCTCTTCAGTAGggtcatcaatgattttgtttcCCAGTGCATCTGGGTTATCTCTCATGTTCTACGATCATGCTCGTGATTAGGTCTGGTAGTGGCATTGGCGTAGGGTAAAATCCCATCTCCATCAGCATGTCATCGTTTTCCCTTTTCCTCGATGGACACCCCCTTGCCAACGCGAGCTCGTTACTCTCTGCAACTGCTTTGCCCTTATCTTTAGCCAACGCAAGGGGGGCTTcttgcctttgttttctttcccgCTCCTTGCATTGTTCCTTCTTCTCCTGTTCAAGGAGttctttccctttcttctctCATAAGTGTCGCTTGTTTGCTTGGCGCTttctctccttctcttcttgcttccttctttcttcttttgccttcttcttcttttcttcttctgcctcttctctctcttttgtttCAATCTCTTTCTCAAactgctcagaggccagcaaAAGACACTATTCCTCTTAGAGCCTTCTTATTTCCTCGACTCTCGAGATTTCATTATTGCGGTGCACCTACTCATCCTGCAATCTTCTCCTCTGACTGCATtctgccatgatgagttacgcccGCGCCATTTTCTCCTGCTTCTCCTTCTACTACATCAATAAAAAATTGAGGGTCAATGGTAGACCCTTACGGCGCATTCTCCTTGTAACGCCGCATCAAAGGGGtaacatcttcttcttctccttcgtcAGTCGCAACCGTCTGCATTGTTTCAGGTTTCGCTGGATCTCTAAGTTGCACTGGTTCCCTCTTATCCTCCCTCACGGAGGTGGATTCCCCGTCCATCTCTGGGCTTGCAGccctcttcttcctttcttcttcctttttcaggCGCCTTTCCTCCTACCTGCGCTCTTTCCTTTCACTTCTTTCTTTCCTCTTCCTCAGCCTGCCCTCCTCATCTTTTTCATCCTCCTTCTCTTTGGTCTTTTTCTCTACTTTGCGATGATGGGATGGCTCACCTTCTCCAACCTTCTTTTCTttgctcttttttttcttcttcttttcttcagcCACCTCCGGCTGCTTCTCAACCACCATTTCTTCCAATGCAACTCTGAAGGGTTCTTCATTAGATTCTGCATTGGCAGTCTCCTTAGGATCCACGATGACCAGAGCGCTTCTCCTTGTTTCCTCTTCCTTCACCTCCGCTGTCACCTCCTCCGTAGGCAGTGGTTGGTTCACAACCTCAGCCTCGGGCAGTCCTCCTCCTTTCTCCAGGTTGCTAAGGATGCTCCCAAACACCTCTTTGTCATCTTGCCTCTTCTTCTCACTTTAGTAGAGAGTGTTGGTGTTGGGAGTGGGGTGCTTTCAAAACTCTGCCCTCTTCTGAACTGTTATGGCCTGGTTGCGAGAGGGTTTCACTTGAGTCTTCCGGCGACTCGAGAGACGGTTTGTGGCTGAGTGGCAAGATGACGATTGGCTGCAAGGAATGCTGCCTTTCGCATGGTAAGTTGGGCTGTTGAAGGTGTTAAGGGTGAAGTGGATGACTGGGATGTTTGATCTGCCATGGATGCTTGAGTGAAAGAGAACTGGGAAGAACTTTGGGATTCTGGGAAAGAAGAAATCGTTTGGTATGCAAAAGTTATTTAGGATTTCTGATTGCAAAATGAAGCAAAATGAGCTCACAGACGNNNNNNNNNNNNNNNNNNNNNNNNNNNNNNNNNNNNNNNNNNNNNNNNNNNNNNNNNNNNNNNNNNNNNNNNNNNNNNNNNNNNNNNNNNNNNNNNNNNNNNNNNNNNNNNNNNNNNNNNNNNNNNNNNNNNNNNNNNNNNNNNNNNNNNNNNNNNNNNNNNNNNNNNNNNNNNNNNNNNNNNNNNNNNNNNNNNNNNNNNNNNNNNNNNNNNNNNNNNNNNNNNNNNNNNNNNNNNNNNNNNNNNNNNNNNNNNNNNNNNNNNNNNNNNNNNNNNNNNNNNNNNNNNNNNNNNNNNNNNNNNNNNNNNNNNNNNNNNNNNNNNNNNNNNNNNNNNNNNNNNNNNNNNNNNNNNNNNNNNNNNNNNNNNNNNNN
The nucleotide sequence above comes from Benincasa hispida cultivar B227 chromosome 3, ASM972705v1, whole genome shotgun sequence. Encoded proteins:
- the LOC120073629 gene encoding protein PXR1-like, whose protein sequence is MADQTSQSSTSPLTPSTAQLTMRKAAFLAANRHLATQPQTVSRVAGRLNEKKRQDDKEVFGSILSNLEKGGGLPEAEVVNQPLPTEEVTAEVKEEETRRSALVIVDPKETANAESNEEPFRVALEEMVVEKQPEVAEEKKKKKKSKEKKVGEGEPSHHRKVEKKTKEKEDEKDEEGRLRKRKERSERKERR